One window of the Halobacillus litoralis genome contains the following:
- the ahrC gene encoding transcriptional regulator AhrC/ArgR, giving the protein MNKGQRHIKIRELITNDDIETQDELVDRLKGMGYNVTQATVSRDIKELHLVKVPMMDGRYKYSLPADQRFNPFEKLKRLMMDAFVSIDRAGHFIILKTLPGNANAVGALVDNLEWDEIMGTICGDDTCLIICRSEEQTETISDQLLNML; this is encoded by the coding sequence ATGAATAAAGGACAACGGCATATCAAAATCAGGGAACTCATAACGAACGACGATATTGAAACTCAAGATGAATTAGTCGATCGATTGAAGGGTATGGGATATAATGTCACTCAGGCTACAGTTTCCCGTGACATAAAAGAACTGCATCTTGTCAAAGTGCCAATGATGGATGGACGCTATAAGTACAGCCTTCCTGCGGATCAGCGCTTTAACCCTTTTGAGAAGTTGAAGCGTTTGATGATGGATGCATTTGTCAGTATTGACAGGGCAGGGCACTTCATCATTTTGAAGACTTTACCGGGAAACGCCAACGCCGTCGGTGCATTAGTGGACAACCTGGAGTGGGATGAAATCATGGGCACAATTTGTGGTGATGATACATGCTTGATTATTTGCCGGAGTGAAGAACAGACAGAAACGATTAGTGACCAATTGCTAAATATGCTATAA
- a CDS encoding TlyA family RNA methyltransferase translates to MSRKVRLDVLLVEKGYIETREKAKRSIMAGLVFHDQVRLDKPGQKVEEDVELTVKGKAIPYVSRGGLKLEKALREFDLSVEDKLMIDIGSSTGGFTDCGLQNGVKLSYAIDVGYNQLDWTLRNHEQVIVMERTNFRYVTKEDLTAGSPQFASIDVSFISLRIILPVLATILEEQGDVVALIKPQFEAGREQVGKKGIVKDPRIHSQVVETILDFAADHGYSVYGLTFSPITGGDGNIEFLVHLRLTGEKRGNTMDGVDIGAVIAEAHDVHSKNA, encoded by the coding sequence ATGAGCAGAAAAGTCAGATTAGATGTTTTATTAGTGGAAAAAGGTTATATAGAAACACGGGAAAAAGCGAAAAGGTCTATCATGGCGGGCTTAGTTTTTCACGACCAGGTCCGGTTGGATAAGCCGGGTCAGAAGGTAGAGGAAGATGTTGAGCTGACTGTCAAAGGAAAAGCGATTCCTTATGTCAGCAGGGGTGGTCTGAAGCTCGAAAAGGCCTTGAGGGAATTCGATCTTAGCGTAGAGGACAAACTGATGATCGATATCGGGTCTTCAACAGGCGGTTTTACGGATTGTGGGTTACAAAATGGTGTGAAATTAAGCTATGCCATTGATGTGGGGTATAATCAGTTAGACTGGACGTTGCGTAATCATGAGCAAGTCATTGTGATGGAGCGGACGAATTTCCGTTACGTTACGAAAGAAGATTTAACAGCAGGAAGTCCACAATTCGCTTCAATCGATGTTTCTTTCATATCGTTACGCATCATCTTGCCGGTGCTTGCGACAATCCTGGAAGAACAGGGAGATGTCGTCGCTTTAATAAAACCCCAGTTCGAAGCCGGTCGTGAGCAGGTTGGTAAGAAAGGAATTGTCAAGGACCCGCGTATTCATAGCCAGGTCGTTGAAACGATTCTTGATTTTGCAGCAGATCATGGCTATTCTGTTTATGGACTTACTTTTTCTCCAATTACCGGAGGGGACGGAAACATAGAGTTTCTTGTACACCTTCGTCTGACTGGCGAAAAAAGAGGAAATACAATGGATGGCGTCGATATCGGGGCGGTAATAGCCGAAGCGCATGATGTGCACAGCAAAAACGCATAA